A section of the Deltaproteobacteria bacterium genome encodes:
- the coaBC gene encoding bifunctional phosphopantothenoylcysteine decarboxylase/phosphopantothenate--cysteine ligase CoaBC, which yields MTTLSGREIVLGVTGGIAAYKACEIVRDLRKEGANVHVVLTASGSHFITPLTLQTLSKNPVHTDMFDLISESEIGHISLAQRANLLMIAPATANIIGKIRNGIADDLLSTVTMATAAPVLLAPAMNSQMYASAAVRENVETLRDRGVTFVDPDEGELACGTVGPGRLADTGKIVEMARILLAEKILEGKKVVVSAGPTAEDIDPVRFLTNRATGKMGFAMATSARRFGADVTLVAGPVLLPNPPFLTTVRVRSAKEMMGAVVSAAENADVVVMAAAVADFRPETQAEQKIRKERFGRKVDLVPTEDILATLGGSKRSRVLVGFAAETSDLAGNAVGKLRRKNLDAIVANDVSRPDIGFASDSNEVRVYFSDGTALDLAMAAKDAIASAVWRAVCRKFLPA from the coding sequence ATGACCACGCTCTCCGGCAGGGAGATCGTCCTCGGGGTGACCGGGGGGATCGCGGCGTACAAGGCGTGCGAGATCGTCCGCGATCTGCGGAAGGAAGGCGCGAACGTCCACGTCGTGCTGACCGCCTCCGGGAGCCACTTCATCACGCCGCTCACCCTGCAGACGCTGTCGAAGAACCCGGTCCACACCGACATGTTCGATCTCATCAGCGAGTCCGAGATCGGGCACATCTCCCTCGCGCAGCGGGCGAACCTCCTGATGATCGCGCCGGCCACCGCGAACATCATCGGGAAGATCCGGAACGGGATCGCGGACGACCTCCTCTCCACGGTCACGATGGCCACCGCGGCGCCGGTCCTGCTCGCCCCCGCCATGAACAGCCAGATGTACGCCTCCGCGGCGGTGCGCGAGAACGTGGAGACCCTCCGGGACCGCGGCGTGACCTTCGTCGATCCCGACGAGGGGGAGCTGGCGTGCGGGACCGTGGGTCCCGGACGGCTGGCCGACACGGGGAAGATCGTGGAGATGGCGAGGATCCTCCTCGCCGAGAAGATCCTGGAGGGGAAGAAGGTGGTGGTGAGCGCGGGCCCCACGGCGGAGGACATCGACCCGGTCCGGTTCCTGACGAACCGGGCCACGGGCAAGATGGGGTTCGCGATGGCGACGTCGGCGCGGAGGTTCGGGGCGGACGTGACGCTCGTGGCCGGGCCGGTCCTCCTGCCGAACCCGCCGTTCCTGACGACGGTCCGGGTGCGATCCGCGAAGGAGATGATGGGGGCGGTCGTGTCCGCCGCCGAGAACGCCGACGTCGTCGTGATGGCGGCCGCGGTCGCGGACTTCCGCCCGGAAACGCAGGCGGAGCAGAAGATCCGGAAGGAGCGGTTCGGCCGGAAGGTCGACCTCGTTCCGACCGAGGACATCCTGGCTACGCTGGGCGGCTCGAAGCGGAGCCGCGTCCTCGTCGGCTTCGCCGCCGAGACCAGCGACCTCGCCGGCAACGCCGTCGGCAAGCTTCGGAGGAAGAACCTGGACGCGATCGTCGCCAACGACGTCTCCCGCCCGGACATCGGATTCGCGTCCGACAGCAACGAGGTCCGCGTCTACTTCTCCGACGGCACCGCGCTCGACCTGGCCATGGCCGCCAAGGACGCCATCGCCTCCGCCGTCTGGCGGGCGGTCTGCAGAAAGTTCCTCCCCGCATGA
- a CDS encoding MBL fold metallo-hydrolase, translated as MEVGPLAENAYIVEHPATGKAVVVDPGDEGEEILRHLSERGLVLEKILLTHGHFDHVGGVRHLKEKTGATIHIHPEEVDRMRGASRQGAMFGIGVRPPPAPDVLLADGDTVPFADGKFDVLHTPGHTPGHVTYLAAGMAFVGDLIFAGSIGRTDLPGGSYDDLIRAVRAKIFTLPDDTVLFPGHGPATTVGEEKRSNPFFTGGS; from the coding sequence ATGGAAGTCGGGCCGCTCGCGGAGAACGCGTACATCGTGGAGCACCCGGCGACCGGAAAGGCCGTGGTGGTGGATCCGGGGGACGAGGGGGAGGAGATCCTCCGGCACCTCTCGGAGCGCGGCCTGGTCCTCGAGAAGATCCTGCTGACGCACGGCCATTTCGATCACGTGGGGGGCGTCCGTCACCTGAAGGAAAAGACCGGCGCGACGATCCACATCCACCCGGAGGAGGTGGACCGGATGCGGGGGGCCAGCCGCCAGGGCGCCATGTTCGGCATCGGCGTACGGCCCCCCCCGGCGCCGGACGTCCTTCTCGCGGACGGCGACACGGTGCCGTTCGCGGACGGGAAGTTCGATGTCCTCCACACCCCGGGGCACACCCCGGGGCACGTCACGTACCTTGCCGCCGGGATGGCGTTCGTGGGCGACCTGATCTTCGCCGGTTCGATCGGCCGCACCGACCTCCCGGGGGGATCGTACGACGACCTGATCCGCGCGGTGCGGGCGAAGATCTTCACGCTGCCCGACGACACGGTCCTGTTCCCGGGGCACGGGCCCGCGACCACGGTGGGCGAAGAGAAGCGGAGCAATCCATTCTTCACGGGGGGATCTTGA
- a CDS encoding NTP transferase domain-containing protein, giving the protein MKAVVMAGGFGTRLRPLTEKLPKPMAYVANRPMMEHVVRLLAKGGITEHEVLLYFYPEKISAYFGDGEPWGVRMGYITAEADYGTAGAVKNAEERLSGTFLVISADIITDFDLSRAIEFHRERKAAVTIVLTRVPNPLQYGIVLTEEDGRIIRFLEKPTWGEVFSDTINTGIYIIEPEVLSLIPPKKNFDFSKNLFPAMLARGDRLLGYVAEGYWKDVGNLDEYLNVHLDILAGKVRIDFDGRKAGERSVWIGGNTKVDYTAELENVLLGKDCVVGSGVELANVVVGDGCVVEDGAVIHSSVLWPRASIGKGARILENIVGSDARVNDGAFLAERAVVSDHCSIGKEAVVKANVKVWPHKVVEDGAVLSSSLIWGEKWARSLFGAYGIVGLANIEISPEFAAKLGAAYAATFGRKVVLSTSRDSHKVSRMINRAIMTGMLSVGVDVHDYGVTPLPVVRYLSRSHRDERGGVHTRKSPFNPSFVDLKFFDDSGLDLPMGIEKSIENLFFREDFVRAEIEETGSITFPVGGFDLYVDGFLKSVDARAVAERKFNIVLDYSYGSSSVIFPRILGGLGVETVALNAILDPGRITRTQEEFDKGMHHLAAISRSLDADLGIMLDTGGEKIFLVDEKGDILPDAVALQVVALLACRQARNGKVGVPVTASRNIEKIAARFGMEVIRSRTLPRSLMEVAARDGVAFAGDGSGGFVFPGFQPAFDGMFAAVKIMELLAAEGRGLSDILREIPPTELIHRKVPCAWEHKGSLMRMLTTHAKEKPSQFVDGVKVFEGEDWVLAYPSQDEAYFHLVVEADDRRVAEQLSARYADLFVAWGKRL; this is encoded by the coding sequence ATGAAGGCGGTCGTGATGGCGGGAGGCTTCGGGACGAGGCTGCGCCCGCTCACCGAGAAGCTGCCCAAGCCGATGGCGTACGTCGCGAACCGGCCGATGATGGAGCACGTCGTCCGCCTGCTCGCGAAGGGCGGGATCACCGAGCACGAGGTGCTCCTCTACTTCTACCCCGAGAAGATCAGCGCGTATTTCGGGGACGGCGAACCGTGGGGCGTCCGGATGGGGTACATCACGGCGGAGGCCGATTACGGCACCGCCGGGGCGGTCAAGAACGCCGAGGAGCGGCTCTCCGGGACGTTCCTCGTCATCAGCGCGGACATCATCACCGACTTCGACCTCTCCAGGGCGATCGAATTCCACCGGGAGCGGAAGGCGGCGGTGACGATCGTCCTGACCCGCGTTCCGAACCCGCTCCAGTACGGAATCGTGCTGACCGAGGAGGACGGCCGGATCATCCGGTTCCTCGAGAAGCCGACCTGGGGCGAAGTCTTTTCCGACACCATCAACACGGGGATCTACATCATCGAGCCGGAGGTGCTCTCCCTCATCCCGCCGAAGAAGAACTTCGACTTCAGCAAGAACCTCTTTCCGGCGATGCTCGCGCGCGGCGACCGGCTGCTCGGCTACGTGGCGGAGGGGTACTGGAAGGACGTCGGGAACCTCGACGAGTACCTGAACGTCCACCTCGACATCCTCGCGGGAAAGGTCCGGATCGACTTCGACGGGAGGAAGGCGGGAGAACGGTCCGTGTGGATCGGCGGGAACACGAAGGTGGATTACACGGCGGAGCTCGAAAACGTCCTCCTGGGGAAGGATTGCGTCGTCGGGTCGGGCGTCGAGCTCGCGAACGTGGTCGTCGGGGACGGTTGCGTGGTGGAGGACGGCGCCGTCATCCACTCCTCCGTCCTGTGGCCGAGGGCCTCGATCGGGAAGGGGGCGCGGATCCTCGAGAACATCGTCGGTTCCGACGCCCGGGTGAACGACGGCGCGTTCCTCGCCGAGCGGGCGGTGGTGAGCGACCACTGCAGCATCGGCAAGGAGGCGGTGGTCAAGGCCAACGTCAAGGTCTGGCCGCACAAGGTGGTGGAGGACGGGGCGGTCCTCTCCTCCTCGCTGATCTGGGGGGAGAAGTGGGCGCGCTCGCTCTTCGGCGCCTACGGGATCGTCGGGCTGGCCAACATCGAGATCTCCCCGGAGTTCGCGGCGAAGCTCGGGGCGGCGTACGCGGCGACCTTCGGCCGGAAGGTGGTCCTCTCCACCAGCCGCGACAGCCACAAGGTGTCGCGGATGATCAACCGGGCGATCATGACCGGGATGCTCTCCGTCGGGGTGGACGTGCACGACTACGGGGTCACGCCGCTGCCGGTGGTGCGGTACCTCTCCCGCTCCCACCGCGACGAGCGGGGCGGGGTGCACACGCGCAAGAGCCCCTTCAACCCGTCCTTCGTCGACCTCAAGTTCTTCGACGACTCGGGGCTGGATCTCCCGATGGGGATCGAGAAGAGCATCGAGAACCTCTTCTTCCGGGAGGATTTCGTCCGCGCGGAGATCGAGGAGACCGGGAGCATCACGTTTCCCGTCGGCGGCTTCGACCTGTACGTCGACGGGTTCCTCAAGTCGGTCGACGCCCGCGCCGTGGCGGAGCGGAAGTTCAACATCGTCCTCGACTACTCGTACGGCTCCTCGTCCGTCATCTTCCCGCGGATCCTGGGCGGGCTCGGGGTGGAGACGGTGGCGCTCAACGCGATCCTCGATCCGGGGCGCATCACGCGTACCCAGGAAGAGTTCGACAAGGGGATGCACCACCTGGCCGCGATCTCCCGCTCGCTCGACGCCGACCTCGGGATCATGCTCGACACCGGCGGGGAGAAGATCTTCCTCGTGGACGAGAAGGGGGACATCCTCCCCGACGCCGTGGCGCTCCAGGTGGTGGCCCTTCTCGCCTGCCGGCAGGCCCGCAACGGGAAGGTCGGGGTCCCGGTCACCGCGTCCCGGAACATAGAGAAGATCGCCGCCCGTTTCGGAATGGAGGTGATCCGGTCCCGGACGCTGCCGCGGTCCCTCATGGAGGTCGCGGCGCGCGACGGGGTCGCGTTCGCCGGCGACGGCTCCGGGGGATTCGTCTTCCCCGGATTCCAGCCCGCCTTCGACGGGATGTTCGCCGCCGTCAAGATCATGGAGCTTCTGGCCGCCGAGGGACGCGGCCTCTCCGACATCCTCCGGGAGATCCCGCCCACCGAGCTGATCCACCGGAAGGTTCCGTGCGCGTGGGAGCACAAGGGTTCGCTCATGCGGATGCTGACCACGCACGCGAAGGAGAAGCCGAGCCAGTTCGTGGACGGCGTCAAGGTGTTCGAGGGGGAGGACTGGGTGCTCGCCTACCCGAGCCAGGACGAGGCGTACTTCCACCTCGTGGTCGAAGCCGACGACCGCCGCGTCGCGGAGCAGCTCTCGGCGCGATACGCCGACCTGTTCGTCGCGTGGGGGAAGCGGCTTTGA
- a CDS encoding LysE family transporter — translation MNFGNPAAIFVSSFIIGLSGAMMPGPLLAVTVKHTSRRGFVAAPLLVLGHAILEAGLVCLLLFGLLEWIKGDAAVTAIALVGSAMLLHMAVGMGREVRTLRLGVAEGEIGAGDAGTGGGASALRPVLDGIVTSASNPYWSLWWATIGLGYLLLSRGQGTAGLLAFFTGHILSDAAWYLFVGTAVSAGRGWFTDRVYRGVVLACALFLVFFALSFGYFGVTRLIRSL, via the coding sequence ATGAATTTCGGCAATCCCGCGGCGATATTCGTGTCTTCCTTCATCATCGGCCTCTCCGGGGCGATGATGCCCGGGCCGCTGCTGGCCGTCACGGTGAAGCACACCTCCCGCAGGGGTTTCGTCGCGGCGCCGCTGCTCGTCCTCGGCCACGCCATCCTCGAGGCGGGGCTCGTCTGCCTCCTGCTGTTCGGGCTCCTGGAGTGGATCAAGGGGGACGCCGCGGTGACGGCGATCGCGCTGGTCGGGAGCGCGATGCTCCTCCACATGGCGGTGGGAATGGGCCGGGAGGTCCGCACCCTGAGGCTCGGCGTCGCGGAGGGAGAGATCGGCGCCGGGGACGCGGGGACAGGGGGAGGCGCGAGTGCCTTGCGCCCGGTGCTGGACGGGATCGTGACCTCCGCGTCGAACCCGTATTGGTCGCTGTGGTGGGCGACGATCGGCCTCGGGTACCTCCTGCTGTCCCGCGGGCAAGGCACGGCGGGCCTGCTCGCCTTCTTCACCGGGCACATCCTGTCCGACGCCGCGTGGTACCTGTTCGTCGGGACGGCCGTTTCGGCCGGGCGCGGCTGGTTCACCGACCGGGTGTACCGGGGAGTCGTCCTCGCCTGCGCGCTGTTCCTCGTGTTCTTCGCCCTGTCCTTCGGCTATTTCGGCGTGACGCGCCTCATCCGTTCCCTGTGA
- a CDS encoding NUDIX hydrolase, with product MERRNPLPTADVIIEVGDRVVLVRRKNPPEGWAIPGGFVDVGETVEAAAVREAFEETGLSVALTALLGVYSDPARDPRHHTITTVYVGTATGTPDGGDDAAEARLFGEGDLPSPIAFDHAKVLADYFRFKRTGKRPL from the coding sequence ATGGAACGCCGCAATCCGCTCCCCACCGCCGACGTGATCATCGAGGTGGGCGACCGCGTCGTCCTGGTCCGCCGGAAAAACCCCCCGGAAGGGTGGGCGATCCCCGGCGGGTTCGTCGACGTAGGCGAAACGGTCGAGGCCGCCGCCGTGCGGGAGGCATTCGAGGAAACCGGACTGTCGGTGGCCTTGACGGCGCTGCTGGGTGTCTACTCCGACCCGGCCCGCGACCCCCGCCACCACACGATCACCACGGTCTACGTGGGAACGGCGACCGGAACGCCGGACGGCGGCGACGACGCGGCCGAGGCGCGCCTCTTCGGGGAGGGCGACCTGCCCTCCCCCATCGCCTTCGACCACGCGAAGGTCCTCGCGGACTACTTCCGGTTCAAACGGACGGGAAAGAGACCGCTGTAA